A stretch of the Bacillus anthracis str. Vollum genome encodes the following:
- a CDS encoding lantibiotic protection ABC transporter ATP-binding protein, whose amino-acid sequence MNEIMLETKNLCKTFRQQSVVQNISLSVPKYAIYGLLGPNGAGKSTTLKMITGMLIPTSGEIYFDGHKWTRHDLHSIGALIDSPPLYENLTARENLQVRTTVLGLPKSRIDEVLHVVELENTEKKKAKDFSMGMKQRLGIAIALLNHPKFLILDEPMNGLDPFGIQELRKLILSFPGKGITVILSSHILSEVSQIADHVGIISGGVLGYQGKLNKNDDLEDLFVQVAGKYRREA is encoded by the coding sequence ATGAATGAGATTATGTTAGAAACAAAAAATCTTTGTAAAACATTTAGACAGCAAAGTGTCGTACAAAATATTTCACTTTCTGTACCGAAATATGCAATCTATGGATTGTTAGGTCCTAATGGAGCGGGGAAATCGACTACTTTAAAAATGATAACAGGCATGCTTATACCTACTTCTGGTGAGATTTACTTTGATGGTCATAAATGGACGCGGCATGATTTACATTCTATTGGTGCTTTAATTGATTCCCCTCCGCTGTATGAAAATTTAACAGCAAGAGAAAATCTGCAGGTTCGTACGACTGTTTTAGGTTTGCCTAAATCAAGGATTGATGAAGTATTGCATGTTGTGGAGCTAGAGAATACAGAGAAGAAAAAAGCGAAGGATTTTTCTATGGGGATGAAGCAACGATTGGGAATTGCGATTGCATTGCTGAACCATCCGAAGTTTTTAATATTAGACGAGCCGATGAATGGACTGGATCCTTTTGGAATTCAGGAATTAAGAAAACTCATTCTATCCTTTCCTGGAAAAGGAATTACGGTCATTTTATCGAGTCATATTTTAAGCGAAGTAAGTCAAATTGCAGATCATGTTGGGATTATATCAGGTGGTGTATTGGGGTATCAGGGGAAATTGAATAAGAATGATGACTTGGAAGATTTATTTGTACAAGTGGCTGGAAAGTATAGAAGGGAGGCATAA
- a CDS encoding sensor histidine kinase, whose translation MEKVKKQVNLSKILIQYIFAFSIGTIALVTFFMILFQVGVNAEIILPANYYEKQIESQRDAIVKAEQEDDQILKQYKYALYDFSGNVIQGSINKDYAGQIWNNIHNDEKGDSKYYYAIIERDKDICVILYTLHATFKNPILQKYVPSPEVCEIVLFILLFVAEVIFLSRSFGKSLSKEMMILRKVTDKIQKEDLDFQVEQSKIKEVNEVLTSLVKMKDELNHSLRTQWNMETNRREQIAALAHDIKTPLTILRGNAELLNESMLDSNQKKCNEHILKSIDEMEIYMKSLLDITKCEEGAPLQFMQTDLRDFIHNIIEESAICVLGKQLNLIENVQDIPNFIPIDETALKRAIMNIMMNAIEYSPTKGDLMFSVEMISEKLQFIVEDSGRGFTEEEMHSATEQFYRGDKSRNAKDHHGMGLYIAKSFAKQHGGNLYLSNSEKLHGAKVVLEISA comes from the coding sequence ATGGAGAAAGTGAAAAAGCAAGTCAATCTTAGTAAGATTTTAATACAGTATATTTTTGCATTTTCAATAGGGACGATTGCATTAGTTACTTTTTTTATGATTCTATTCCAAGTTGGAGTTAACGCAGAGATAATCCTACCAGCAAATTATTATGAAAAACAGATTGAGTCGCAAAGAGATGCTATAGTTAAAGCGGAACAGGAAGATGATCAAATTTTAAAACAATATAAATATGCTCTGTATGATTTTTCAGGAAACGTTATACAAGGGAGTATTAATAAAGATTATGCAGGACAAATATGGAATAACATACATAATGATGAAAAAGGTGACAGTAAGTACTACTATGCAATTATAGAACGCGATAAAGATATTTGTGTCATTCTATATACGTTACACGCTACTTTTAAAAATCCTATTTTGCAGAAGTATGTACCGAGTCCGGAAGTTTGTGAAATTGTTCTTTTTATTCTACTATTTGTTGCCGAAGTGATATTTCTATCTCGCTCTTTTGGTAAATCATTGTCAAAGGAAATGATGATTTTGAGAAAGGTAACAGATAAAATTCAAAAGGAAGATTTAGATTTTCAAGTGGAACAATCTAAAATAAAAGAAGTGAATGAAGTATTAACTTCTTTAGTAAAAATGAAAGATGAATTAAATCATTCGTTACGTACACAGTGGAATATGGAAACAAATAGAAGAGAGCAGATTGCTGCTTTGGCACATGACATTAAAACACCGTTAACGATATTGAGAGGGAATGCAGAGCTATTAAATGAATCAATGCTAGATTCAAATCAGAAGAAATGTAATGAGCATATTTTGAAAAGTATTGATGAGATGGAAATATATATGAAATCTTTACTCGATATTACGAAATGTGAGGAAGGCGCTCCACTTCAATTCATGCAAACAGATCTCCGAGACTTTATTCATAATATTATAGAAGAAAGTGCAATTTGTGTTTTAGGCAAACAGTTAAATCTAATTGAAAATGTTCAGGACATACCAAATTTTATTCCTATTGACGAGACCGCTTTGAAAAGAGCAATTATGAATATAATGATGAATGCAATTGAATATTCTCCAACAAAGGGTGACTTGATGTTCTCAGTGGAAATGATTAGTGAAAAACTGCAATTTATTGTAGAGGACTCGGGAAGAGGGTTTACAGAAGAGGAAATGCATTCAGCTACAGAGCAGTTTTATAGGGGAGATAAAAGTAGAAACGCCAAAGATCATCATGGAATGGGGTTATACATTGCTAAAAGCTTTGCAAAGCAACACGGTGGAAACCTTTACTTAAGTAATTCGGAAAAGCTGCATGGTGCAAAAGTTGTTTTGGAAATATCAGCGTAG
- the mutL gene encoding DNA mismatch repair endonuclease MutL: MGKIRKLDDQLSNLIAAGEVVERPASVVKELVENSIDANSTSIEIHLEEAGLSKIRIIDNGDGIAEEDCIVAFERHATSKIKDENDLFRIRTLGFRGEALPSIASVSELELITSTGDAPGTHLIIKGGDIIKQEKTASRKGTDITVQNLFFNTPARLKYMKTIHTELGNITDIVYRIAMSHPEVSLKLFHNEKKLLHTSGNGDVRQVLASIYSIQVAKKLVPIEAESLDFTIKGYVTLPEVTRASRNYMSTIVNGRYVRNFVLMKAIQQGYHTLLPVGRYPIGFLSIEMDPMLVDVNVHPAKLEVRFSKEQELLKLIEETLQAAFKKIQLIPDAGVTTKKKEKDESVQEQFQFEHAKPKEPSMPEIVLPTGMDEKQEEPQAVKQPTQLWQPSTKPIIEEPIQEEKSWDSNEEGFELEELEEVREIKEIEMNGNDLPPLYPIGQMHGTYIFAQNDKGLYMIDQHAAQERINYEYFRDKVGRVAQEVQELLVPYRIDLSLTEFLRVEEQLEELKKVGLFLEQFGHQSFIVRSHPTWFPKGQETEIIDEMMEQVVKLKKVDIKKLREEAAIMMSCKASIKANQYLTNDQIFALLEELRTTTNPYTCPHGRPILVHHSTYELEKMFKRVM; encoded by the coding sequence ATGGGGAAAATTCGCAAACTCGATGACCAACTCTCTAACTTAATTGCGGCAGGGGAAGTAGTAGAGCGCCCTGCCTCAGTCGTAAAAGAACTTGTGGAAAATTCTATCGATGCGAATAGTACATCTATTGAAATCCACTTAGAAGAAGCCGGTTTATCGAAAATTCGCATCATTGATAACGGAGATGGCATTGCAGAAGAAGATTGTATCGTTGCTTTTGAACGACATGCGACGAGCAAAATTAAAGATGAAAACGATCTGTTTCGCATAAGAACACTCGGTTTCCGCGGTGAGGCATTGCCAAGTATTGCCTCAGTTAGTGAATTAGAATTAATCACTAGCACCGGTGATGCTCCTGGTACACACCTTATTATTAAAGGTGGAGACATTATAAAGCAGGAAAAAACAGCGAGCCGAAAAGGAACAGATATTACAGTACAAAACTTATTCTTTAATACACCAGCGCGTCTTAAATATATGAAAACCATTCATACAGAGCTTGGGAATATTACAGATATTGTGTATCGTATTGCAATGTCGCATCCAGAAGTATCATTAAAGCTATTTCATAATGAAAAGAAATTGCTTCATACATCAGGAAATGGTGATGTAAGACAAGTACTTGCATCGATTTATAGCATTCAAGTTGCAAAGAAGCTTGTTCCAATTGAAGCTGAATCTTTAGATTTCACAATTAAAGGTTATGTAACATTACCAGAAGTAACGAGAGCATCTCGTAATTATATGTCAACAATCGTAAATGGCCGTTACGTTCGAAATTTTGTATTAATGAAAGCTATTCAGCAAGGATACCATACATTACTGCCAGTCGGACGATATCCAATCGGTTTCTTATCAATTGAAATGGATCCAATGCTTGTTGACGTTAACGTACATCCAGCGAAATTAGAAGTTCGTTTTAGTAAAGAACAAGAATTACTAAAGCTGATTGAAGAAACATTGCAAGCAGCATTCAAAAAAATACAGCTCATTCCAGATGCAGGTGTAACAACGAAGAAAAAAGAAAAAGATGAAAGTGTGCAAGAACAGTTTCAGTTTGAGCATGCGAAGCCGAAAGAACCATCTATGCCGGAGATCGTTTTACCGACGGGCATGGATGAAAAACAAGAAGAACCGCAGGCTGTGAAACAGCCAACACAACTGTGGCAACCATCCACTAAACCGATAATTGAAGAGCCAATTCAAGAAGAGAAATCGTGGGACAGTAACGAAGAGGGCTTTGAACTAGAGGAATTAGAAGAAGTTCGGGAAATAAAAGAGATTGAAATGAACGGGAATGACTTACCACCGCTTTATCCAATTGGACAAATGCATGGAACATATATTTTCGCTCAAAATGATAAAGGCTTATATATGATTGACCAGCATGCCGCGCAGGAACGTATTAATTATGAATACTTCCGTGATAAAGTAGGAAGGGTAGCGCAAGAAGTACAAGAACTACTCGTACCATATCGTATTGATTTATCTCTTACTGAATTTTTACGTGTTGAAGAGCAACTAGAAGAACTAAAGAAAGTCGGTCTATTCTTGGAGCAATTCGGCCATCAATCCTTTATCGTTCGCTCGCATCCAACGTGGTTCCCGAAAGGGCAAGAAACAGAAATTATCGATGAAATGATGGAGCAGGTCGTTAAACTAAAAAAAGTTGATATTAAAAAATTACGTGAAGAAGCAGCCATCATGATGAGCTGTAAAGCTTCAATTAAAGCAAATCAATATTTAACGAACGATCAAATATTTGCTTTACTGGAAGAACTTCGTACAACAACAAACCCATACACATGCCCGCACGGAAGACCAATTCTTGTGCATCATTCTACTTATGAGTTGGAGAAGATGTTTAAGAGGGTTATGTAG
- a CDS encoding lantibiotic immunity ABC transporter MutG family permease subunit, with protein sequence MAVLSRVLRADFIKMKHTIFFWIHVAMPIIGIALFLSYYSFSKLDSINKVLGYIQVLSISFPLLISIVCSSVVEQEALAGNFKELLSTEYGRRKALISKVCLLLICGFCSTMLAVVGFATGFHFLLGQNEIPFALYVEISFILFSCQIFMYIWHLFLNFRFSKGASIGIGIIESLLAALMLTGMGDVIWKYTPCAWSMRLCNYFLEYKLSPSSIRALPVEAATGAVICVCFTIIAFVISLMWFSFYEGRKEM encoded by the coding sequence ATGGCGGTTTTGTCGAGGGTATTAAGAGCTGATTTTATAAAAATGAAACACACGATTTTTTTCTGGATACATGTAGCGATGCCAATCATCGGTATTGCTCTTTTTTTAAGTTATTATTCCTTTTCAAAATTGGATTCTATAAATAAAGTTTTAGGCTATATACAAGTATTATCAATATCTTTTCCGTTGCTAATTAGCATAGTGTGTTCTTCTGTCGTGGAACAGGAAGCTTTGGCAGGAAATTTTAAAGAACTTTTATCAACGGAATACGGAAGACGTAAAGCGTTAATTAGTAAAGTATGTTTACTTTTAATATGTGGGTTTTGTTCCACTATGTTGGCAGTCGTTGGGTTTGCGACAGGTTTTCATTTTCTGTTAGGACAAAATGAAATTCCATTTGCTTTGTATGTTGAAATTTCCTTCATTCTTTTTAGTTGTCAAATCTTTATGTATATATGGCATCTGTTCTTAAATTTTCGCTTTAGTAAAGGTGCTTCCATTGGGATTGGAATTATAGAAAGCTTGCTGGCAGCTTTAATGCTTACAGGGATGGGGGATGTGATTTGGAAATACACGCCATGTGCGTGGAGTATGAGATTATGCAATTATTTTTTGGAATATAAATTAAGTCCTAGTTCTATTCGTGCCTTACCAGTAGAGGCAGCAACTGGAGCAGTGATTTGCGTTTGTTTCACGATCATTGCATTCGTTATTTCTCTTATGTGGTTTTCCTTTTATGAAGGACGCAAAGAAATGTAA
- a CDS encoding lantibiotic immunity ABC transporter MutE/EpiE family permease subunit, with protein MNLYIASEKIKIRHTFLNKLTWLVPFATMLIAFLLSADYFQLSSYNWWYITMLPGMVSLSCVLLAEKDKKMNNRSILSLPASLKRVWISKVLLILGILSFSCILFFCGIELSSLLVNKENFRIIPTVNALLGSVLLIVTFMWQIPICLFLGNKIGLFPTLLLNVGANGIFGVVLATKNIWMISPYTYPSRLMIPILKILPNGLYAETGSVTFKPELLSYDAILPGIVISVVLFLLFTYVTAKWFEKQEAK; from the coding sequence ATGAATCTATATATTGCATCTGAAAAGATTAAAATTAGACATACTTTTTTGAATAAACTTACATGGCTAGTTCCATTTGCTACAATGCTAATTGCCTTTTTATTATCGGCGGATTATTTTCAATTATCTAGTTACAACTGGTGGTACATTACGATGCTTCCGGGAATGGTTTCTTTAAGTTGTGTACTTCTTGCGGAGAAAGATAAAAAAATGAATAATCGTTCCATCTTATCGTTACCAGCTTCATTGAAACGAGTATGGATTTCTAAAGTATTACTAATTTTAGGGATTTTGAGTTTTTCATGCATACTGTTTTTCTGTGGAATCGAGTTATCTAGTTTACTAGTAAATAAAGAGAATTTCCGAATCATTCCTACGGTAAATGCACTATTAGGAAGCGTTCTTTTAATCGTTACTTTTATGTGGCAAATTCCAATCTGCTTGTTTTTAGGTAACAAAATAGGTCTATTTCCGACGCTTTTGTTGAATGTAGGGGCAAATGGAATTTTTGGAGTTGTATTAGCAACAAAAAATATTTGGATGATTAGTCCATACACATATCCAAGTAGACTGATGATCCCTATTTTGAAAATACTACCAAATGGTTTGTATGCAGAAACCGGAAGTGTAACGTTTAAACCAGAACTACTTTCCTACGATGCAATTTTGCCAGGCATAGTAATTTCTGTTGTGTTGTTCCTGTTATTCACTTATGTGACGGCAAAGTGGTTTGAAAAGCAGGAGGCAAAATAA
- a CDS encoding response regulator transcription factor — protein sequence MARILAIDDEDGILYIIKSALEKEGHEVTAVSNPLTIPKEKFCHYDLILLDVMMPEIDGFTLCKEIRDFVDSPIVFLTAKTMEKDLITGLSLGGDDYITKPFGIGELRARVSAHVRREHREKQNAFFLSGLTFHLSCKEIWYDDTSIAFTKSEYGICEYLALNHGQVFSREKIYENVFGYEGESDNQVIVEHIKNIRHKLSKYGMNPIETVWGIGYKWRK from the coding sequence ATGGCAAGAATATTAGCAATTGATGATGAAGACGGCATCCTTTACATTATAAAAAGTGCTCTAGAGAAAGAAGGTCATGAGGTAACAGCTGTTAGTAATCCTCTTACTATACCAAAGGAGAAATTTTGTCATTATGATTTAATTCTATTAGATGTCATGATGCCAGAAATAGATGGTTTTACACTTTGTAAGGAAATACGTGATTTCGTTGATAGTCCAATTGTATTTCTAACAGCCAAAACAATGGAGAAGGATCTAATCACAGGGCTTAGTCTCGGTGGAGATGACTATATTACAAAACCTTTTGGAATTGGAGAACTGCGTGCGAGGGTATCCGCGCATGTAAGGCGTGAGCATAGAGAAAAGCAAAATGCATTTTTCCTGTCAGGTCTTACATTTCATCTGTCATGTAAAGAAATATGGTATGACGATACATCTATTGCATTTACGAAAAGTGAGTATGGAATTTGTGAATATTTAGCTTTAAATCATGGACAAGTATTTTCAAGAGAAAAGATTTACGAAAATGTTTTTGGATATGAGGGAGAAAGTGATAACCAAGTAATTGTAGAACATATTAAAAATATCCGTCATAAATTATCTAAGTATGGCATGAATCCAATAGAGACTGTATGGGGAATTGGTTATAAATGGAGAAAGTGA